GCGCTTGATATAGACTTTTTCTAGAGCCTGTGGTCTAAGCACATAGTATTTGTTATAATTGAATCATTATGAGAATTTCTACCAAAGGCCGCTACGCACTCCGCGTCATGATTGACCTTGCTCAGCACAGCAAGGACGAATACGTGAAGTTACAGGAACTTGCCGAACGTCAGCAAATTTCTGAAAAATACCTCGAAGGTATTTTGGGTTCGCTCGTTCGCGGCAAACTGCTTACGGGCGCCCGCGGCAAGGCCGGCGGTTACAGGCTCAATTGCGAACCTGCCAACTGCAGCGTATGGCAGATTCTTTCGGTTGTAGAGACATCGGTATCGCCCGTCGCTTGTCTAGACGAAAAGGAAAACTCCTGCGAACGAGCCGATATCTGTATTACGCTCCCGGTATGGAAAGAACTACACTCCATGATCAAGGATTACCTGGACGGAGTCAAGCTGGACCAGTTTTTGCGCAACAGCCCCAAGGCCAAAGGCAAAATTCCTGGCGGAAAGAACTGGAATTGCGGTTTATAGCGTTTAAACCGCTTTTTTTGAATACTAGTTATAGCTTAAAACTATTAGTAAGAAAAATGTAAGCAAATTTCTTGCATGCTCAGCCATATTCCTATTGATTCGGTGGGATTAAAGTTCTAATTTACCACCTGTCGAACGGATGAGCCGTTCAAAGCCATTAACAAAAAGAAATCACTCCGAATCAAATCCGGAATGACACGCGAGGAAGAATCGCAAAGGTAGGATAGCCTATGAGTTGTCGAATGTGTAACAGAACTGAACAATCCTGGAAAAGCCAGGCATAACAAATAAAAAACAAAACATTTAATCGTCCCACCGGGGACAACAATCAAAAAGGAATTTATACAATGACTACACAGAACAAGCTCCATTTCGAAACTCTTCAGATTCACGTTGGCCAGGAACATGCAGATCCCACAACCGATTCTCGCGCAGTTCCCATCTACCAGACCACTTCCTACGTGTTCCATAACGCACAGCATGCCGCTGACCGTTTTGCCCTGAAGGATGCCGGTAACGTTTATGGCCGTATCAACAACTCCACTCAGGGCGTGCTCGAAGAACGTATCGCTGCCCTCGAAGGTGGCGTTGCCGCTCTGGCCGTCGCCTCTGGTGCCGCTGCCATTACTTACGCCATCACGGCTCTCGCTCGCAAGGGTGATCACGTGGTTGCCCAGCGCACTGTTTACGGCGGTACTTTCAACCTGCTGCAGCACACGCTCCGCGACTTCGGTATCGAAACCACTTTCGTGGACACGCACGATCTGAAGGCTGTCGAAGCTGCCGTGAAGGACAACACGAAGCTTATCTTTATCGAAACTCTCGGCAACCCGCATTCCGACATTCCGGATATCGACGCTATCGCCGAAATCGCTCACAAGAACAAGATTCCGCTGGTAATCGACAACACCTTCGGTACTCCGTATCTGATTCGCCCGATTGAACACGGTGCTGACATCGTGGTGCATTCCGCTACCAAGTTTATCGGTGGCCACGGCACGACTCTCGGCGGTATCATCGTGGACGGCGGCAAGTTCAACTGGGCTGCATCCGGCAAGTTCCCGCAGTTCACCGAAGTGAACCCGAGCTACGGTATTCCTTTCACCGCAACGGGCGCCGCTGCTTACGTAATCTACGTTCGCACGATTCTCCTCCGCGACGAAGGTGCTGCAATTTCTCCGTTCAACGCATTCCTCCTGCTGCAGGGTGTCGAAACGCTTTCTCTCCGCTTGGATCGCCATGTGGAAAATACCAAGAAGGTGATTGAGTTCCTCACCAAGCACCCGAAGGTGACGCACGTGAGCCACCCGAGTCTTTCGAACCATCCGGACCACAAGCTTTATCAGAAGTACTTCCCGAATGGCGGCGGTTCCATTTTCACCTTCGACATCAAGGGTGGCCAGGAAGAAGCCTTCAAGTTCATTGACAACCTGAAGATCTTCAGCCTGCTTGCTAACGTTGCCGACGTGAAGAGTCTCGTGATTCACCCGTACACCACCACGCACGCCGAACTTTCTCCGGAAGAATTGGCCGCAGCCGAAATTACCCCGGCAACAATCCGCGTGTCTATCGGTACGGAACACTACGAAGACATTATCGCTGACCTCGAAAACGGTTTCGCCGCAATTTAATTGTTTGCATTGAGTTTCCAGTTCCGAGCGCGTTTTCACCATTAGGAAACGTTCGTCGGACTGGATTCTTTTTATTGCCACCAAGGCGGTAACGGAGAGTATTAAATGATTGACTTCGAATATTATAATCCAGCAAAAATTGTATTTGGCGAACATAGTGAACAGAAGTTAAAATCGCTTTTGGCTGCGTATGGCGTGAAATCGCTTCAGCTTGTATACAGCGGTGACTTTATCAAGACGCTCGGCATTTACGATGTGATCAAGACGGCTGTTGCGGAACTCGGGATTCGTTTTTCTGAAAACGGGAACGTGGTGCCGAACCCCTCTATTAATCTGGTTCGCGAACTCGTGAAGCAGGGCAAGGAAAGCCAAGTAGACTTCGTTCTGGCTGTCGGTGGAGGAAGTTCAATTGACACCGCAAAGGCCGTGGCTCTAGGCATTCCTTATGAAGGCGATGTATGGGACTTCTTTGAAAAAGGCGTCTCGCCCAAGCAGGTTTTGCCCATTGGCGTGATTGCCACGACGGCTTCGAGCGGTTCCGAAACATCCAATGCGGCAATTCTTTCTAGCGGCGAATGGAAACTCGGTTTTGAAGACGACCGAATCATTCCGAAATTTGCCATCATGAATCCGAAATACACCGTGGGCCTGCCTGCATACCAGACTTTCGTGGGCATTGCCGACGTGTTGTCCCACCTTCTGGAAAGGTATTTCTCGGACGAAAAGAATTCCGATACCACAGATTACCTGATTGAAGGCGCAATTCGCGCGTTACTCGTGAACGCAGACAAGCTTCTCAAGGATCCCAAGGACATTAACGCCCGCGGTGAAATCCAGTGGCTCGCCAGCGTTGCCCATGGCGGATTCCTGGACGCAGGTCGCCGCGCGGACTGGGGTTCTCACCGAATCGAGCATGAACTTTCGGCGCAGTACAACATCACGCATGGCGAAGGCATGGCCGTTGTCACCGTCGCTTGGACAAAGTACATGGCCAAGCAGAAGCCCTGGTGCCTCGCACTTTTGGCAAGCCGAGTTTTCGGAGCAGACTCCTACAACTACAGCGAAACCGAAAGGGCTTACATTTTGTCTGAAGAACTCACGAAGTTCTTCAAGAAACTGCACCTCGCAACGACTCTGACAGAACTCAAGATCGACAACAAGGATTTTGACGCCATGGCCGCAAGAGCAGTAAGAAACGGCAAAGTCGGGCATTATGTGCCTTTGGATGCAACCGCCATCAAGGACATTTTGACATTAGCTTTGTAAATTTTAACAGGAAAAACAATTCAAAGATAAGGATTAAAAACATGTCTAAAATCTATACCTCCGCCGACCAGCTTATTGGTCACACCCCGCTTCTCGAACTCACCCATATCGAAGAAGGCCTCGGAGCCAAGATTCTTGGAAAGCTCGAATACTTCAACCCCGCCGGTTCCGTGAAGGATCGTATTGCAAAGGCGATGATTGACGAAGCAGAAAAGAGCGGTAAGCTCAAGAAGGGTGCCGTGATTATCGAACCGACTTCGGGCAACACCGGTATCGGTCTTGCATCTGTCGCTGCAGCACGTGGCTACCGCATCATCATCGTGATGCCCGAAACCATGAGCGTGGAACGCCGCCAGATTATGAAGGCTTACGGCGCAGAACTCGTGCTGACCGAAGGCGCCAAGGGCATGAAGGGCGCTATCGAAAAGGCCGATGAACTCGCCAAGGAAATCCCGAACAGCTTTATTCCGGGCCAGTTCGTGAACCCGGCAAACCCGGCAGCCCATAAGGCCACCACCGGTCCTGAAATTTGGGAAGACACCGATGGTAAAGTTGATATTTTTGTGGCCGGTGTCGGTACCGGTGGTACGGTGACAGGCGTGGGTGAATACCTCAAGTCCAAGAATCCGAACGTGAAGGTTGTCGCTGTTGAACCGGCAAGTTCTCCGGTGCTTACCAAGGGTACTGCAGGCGCCCACAAGATCCAGGGCATCGGCGCAGGCTTCGTTCCTGAAACCTTGAACACCAAGGTTTACGACGAAGTGATCGCTGTCGAAAACGAAGCCGCATTCGAAGCCGGCCGCGAAATCGGCAAGAAGGAAGGCGTGCTCGTGGGTATTTCTTCTGGTGCCGCTCTCTGGGCTGCCAAGGAACTCGCGAAGCGCCCCGAAAACAAGGGCAAGACGATTGTCGCACTCCTCCCGGATACCGGCGACCGTTACCTTTCTACCGCCCTCTTCGCAGAATAAGATTTCATCTTTGTTCATAGAAAACGGCTTCTAGAAAAAATCTAGAAGCCATTTTTTTATTTTTGCGGCGCACGGTAACCTATGGCATACAAGAACATCATCTTTGACTTGGGCGGAGTCATCCTCGACATCAATATGCAAAAGGCCCTAAATGGTTTTGCAGCACTCGGGCTCCCCGAAAGCGAACTCCGCTTTGATGTAGGCGAAGCCGCTGACTTGATGCACCGTTACCAGCTCGGGCAATTTACGACCGACGAATTCTGCAAACTCGTTGCCGCAAGATGCAATCCAGGCACAACTCCCGAACAAGTAGCACTCGCCTGGAACAGCATTTGCATCGGCATTCCCGAACGAAAGCTGAACGCCATCAAAGCACTCAAGCAAAAAGCCAACGTTTATCTGCTGAGCAACACCAACGACCTTCATTGGCAATACTGCCTGGACCATTGGTTCAACGCAGGCGGCAACCGCTGCGAAGATTTTTTTCATCAAGTATTTTTAAGCCAGGACCTGCACCTCGAAAAGCCCCACGCCGAAATCTTTGAACACGTCATCAAGACCATCGGCGCTGTCCGCGGCACAGAGGTGTCAGGTGACGTAACCTCGGACACAATCTTCCTCGACGACAACATCGATAACGTAAATGCCGCAAAAAATTGCGGCATTCAAGCGGTGCAAATCACACCCGATGTAGACTGGATCGAATACTTCGATTCGCTAAACTACATCGCCTGATAAATCTTGAAGATAGCGAGGATCTTTCCGATAATCGCAGGGATTCCCGGGCACAAGAAGCAGAGAATCACGCGCGTCACGCGGTTTTTCCACCAGCGCTTGACCTGCCAAATGTCATCGGTCAAAGTTTCCATTTCGGACACGCGCGGCGGCCTCATGTAGACCTGCGTCAGCGCCGTAAAGAACCCGACACCAATCAGTGGCGTAAGTCCCGTAAACGGAGCCGCGACAAGCGCCACCAAAACCGTCAGCGGATGACCGCCCGCGATAATCGTACCGAGCATGGCACCACCGCCAGTAAGCATCGCCCACTGCAAGCTGAGTTCGCCCGCCTTTTCGGCTCCCGTATGCACGCCCACGGCAATAATGCTCGCGATGATTGCAACAGGAATTGCCCAGCCGATAATCTTCCAAATCGGAGCGCTCTTGGGAATGACGCTGATAGATTCTTCGCTAGGGAGCTCGCGGTTTTCTTCGATAATCTTTGCGATACCGTTCATATGACCGGCACCGACGACCGCCACAATCTTTTTGCCCGGAGCGTTTCTGATTTTGCTTGCGAGAAACTGGTCGCGTTCGTCGATAAGCACCTGCTTGACTTCGGGGAAAGATTTTCCGAAATCCTGCATCATGGCACTCAAGGCATCTTGCTGTTTGATCTTGGCCAAGTCTTCTTCGCTGACTTCGGTTTTATCAAAGATGCTTGCAATGAGTCCGCCCAGCAGGCTCAGTTTGCGGTACCAGGGAGTGCAAGCCCAAGTACGCCTCAAGGTAATCTTGATGTCGCGGTCAGCGAGCACCAGTTCGGCATTCTTTTCGGCGGCGACATCGACAGCTTCTTTAAGTTCGGAGCCCGGCTTGACCCCCGTCTGGGCACCCATGCGCTTTTGGTAAGACCCAAGCACCAGGTTTGCAATCAATGTAGCCAGTTGTTTTTTCTTGATGACCTGCTTGAGGTCGGTCTTTTTCCAGCGGTCCGGATCCTTGATGGAATTCAGGCGGCCTTCGTCTAACTCTACACAAACCGTATCGGGGGATTCTGCCTCAATAGTCGCCCTCACCAAGTCCTTGGAGGCCTGGGAAATATGGGCAGTACCAATTAGAATAAACTCTCTATCGTCTTTTCTTATGCGGCAAATGTCGGAAATTTCGTTCATCGGCATAAATGATAGCAAGAAATGACGCATAAATTGAAAATTTTTGGCCAATTTCTGTAACTTTATCAAAAAATGTTTATATTTATATGGAAATTATATTTTTCGGAGGTTTAATCCTATGAAAAAATTCTTGGCTTATTTTTCTTTGGCAGCGCTGGTTCTGACCGGCTGTGCAGGTTCTAGGTCTAACGACCCCGAGGCTCTGGATAACGCTCTCGTGGGTTTCACCTCCTGCGTGCAGGGTGCCCGCTGGCAAGAAGCACTTGAATACGTGACTCCCAGTGAAGCTGACGCCATTGCCACTTCTGATGGTTACGAATTCAAGGACGAATACAAGACTGCAGCTCGCCGTCTCCCGCTTTCGACGCTCCGCAAGGCCGGTCTCGAAGTGGACGGTCGCGGTCGCTTGGTCGGCATCAAGGACGCCATGGATGAAGCTAATAGCCGCTACGTGATGTCCGAAGAACAGGCCAAGGTCGGCACAAACCTCAAGCAGATGGAAGACGAACGCGTGAAGCGTCGCATCGAACAGGGTCAGAAGATCCTCCAGGAAGAAGAGGAAGAAGCCAACCAGGAACAGGAAGAAATCGTTTACTCCAACAAGCTGACCGACGAAGAAAAGCGTAAGTACGGCAGCACTCGCGACCTGCAGGCTCCGGAAGCCTACGAAGACGAAAGCACGCAGGAAGCCGAAGAAACCCTCTACGGCGGCGATTACGAAAATCCGTAATGGAGCAGATGAGAATCTCTCTTAAATCTTTTGCGAAAACGGCGCTCCCAAAAGCGTCGTTTTTTGCAGTATTGCTTGCAATGCTACTGGGCCTTGCCGCCTGCGACTTGGGCCCGGATCCCGATGCAGACGGGGCACGATTCAGTAGGCGTTTTCATTACTACTACGTACAGGACTGCCGCGCCGACGCCTTTGGAGCCTATGACTGCGAAGTCCCCCAAGTACTAAGTCCATCAATGACCGTCAGCCTCCGAATCGACAGTGACGGGCTTGCCTCCCTAAACGTCGACGGCGACCCCTTCTACCTTTTGGAATCGGAATACTCTGAAGATTACGACATGGTCTATGGTGGTTACTACAACTTTTATGGTCTCTACCAACGCGATGACGAGCTGACCCTCTACAAAGATGGCCTAACCATGGCACACTGGTACCGGGAAGACATGGAAGACCGCGTTACCTACTATTTCAAGTACTTACCAGATTGACGACGGGGCTTCAAGTTTCTAAATTTTGCCCCACTCATGAGTAGTTCAGAAAATTTTGTTATCGCCCTCGATGGCGGT
Above is a window of Fibrobacter sp. UWT2 DNA encoding:
- a CDS encoding iron-containing alcohol dehydrogenase, producing MIDFEYYNPAKIVFGEHSEQKLKSLLAAYGVKSLQLVYSGDFIKTLGIYDVIKTAVAELGIRFSENGNVVPNPSINLVRELVKQGKESQVDFVLAVGGGSSIDTAKAVALGIPYEGDVWDFFEKGVSPKQVLPIGVIATTASSGSETSNAAILSSGEWKLGFEDDRIIPKFAIMNPKYTVGLPAYQTFVGIADVLSHLLERYFSDEKNSDTTDYLIEGAIRALLVNADKLLKDPKDINARGEIQWLASVAHGGFLDAGRRADWGSHRIEHELSAQYNITHGEGMAVVTVAWTKYMAKQKPWCLALLASRVFGADSYNYSETERAYILSEELTKFFKKLHLATTLTELKIDNKDFDAMAARAVRNGKVGHYVPLDATAIKDILTLAL
- a CDS encoding TraB/GumN family protein, with product MRHFLLSFMPMNEISDICRIRKDDREFILIGTAHISQASKDLVRATIEAESPDTVCVELDEGRLNSIKDPDRWKKTDLKQVIKKKQLATLIANLVLGSYQKRMGAQTGVKPGSELKEAVDVAAEKNAELVLADRDIKITLRRTWACTPWYRKLSLLGGLIASIFDKTEVSEEDLAKIKQQDALSAMMQDFGKSFPEVKQVLIDERDQFLASKIRNAPGKKIVAVVGAGHMNGIAKIIEENRELPSEESISVIPKSAPIWKIIGWAIPVAIIASIIAVGVHTGAEKAGELSLQWAMLTGGGAMLGTIIAGGHPLTVLVALVAAPFTGLTPLIGVGFFTALTQVYMRPPRVSEMETLTDDIWQVKRWWKNRVTRVILCFLCPGIPAIIGKILAIFKIYQAM
- the cysK gene encoding cysteine synthase A encodes the protein MSKIYTSADQLIGHTPLLELTHIEEGLGAKILGKLEYFNPAGSVKDRIAKAMIDEAEKSGKLKKGAVIIEPTSGNTGIGLASVAAARGYRIIIVMPETMSVERRQIMKAYGAELVLTEGAKGMKGAIEKADELAKEIPNSFIPGQFVNPANPAAHKATTGPEIWEDTDGKVDIFVAGVGTGGTVTGVGEYLKSKNPNVKVVAVEPASSPVLTKGTAGAHKIQGIGAGFVPETLNTKVYDEVIAVENEAAFEAGREIGKKEGVLVGISSGAALWAAKELAKRPENKGKTIVALLPDTGDRYLSTALFAE
- a CDS encoding HAD family phosphatase, which translates into the protein MAYKNIIFDLGGVILDINMQKALNGFAALGLPESELRFDVGEAADLMHRYQLGQFTTDEFCKLVAARCNPGTTPEQVALAWNSICIGIPERKLNAIKALKQKANVYLLSNTNDLHWQYCLDHWFNAGGNRCEDFFHQVFLSQDLHLEKPHAEIFEHVIKTIGAVRGTEVSGDVTSDTIFLDDNIDNVNAAKNCGIQAVQITPDVDWIEYFDSLNYIA
- a CDS encoding Rrf2 family transcriptional regulator is translated as MRISTKGRYALRVMIDLAQHSKDEYVKLQELAERQQISEKYLEGILGSLVRGKLLTGARGKAGGYRLNCEPANCSVWQILSVVETSVSPVACLDEKENSCERADICITLPVWKELHSMIKDYLDGVKLDQFLRNSPKAKGKIPGGKNWNCGL
- a CDS encoding O-acetylhomoserine aminocarboxypropyltransferase/cysteine synthase family protein, producing the protein MTTQNKLHFETLQIHVGQEHADPTTDSRAVPIYQTTSYVFHNAQHAADRFALKDAGNVYGRINNSTQGVLEERIAALEGGVAALAVASGAAAITYAITALARKGDHVVAQRTVYGGTFNLLQHTLRDFGIETTFVDTHDLKAVEAAVKDNTKLIFIETLGNPHSDIPDIDAIAEIAHKNKIPLVIDNTFGTPYLIRPIEHGADIVVHSATKFIGGHGTTLGGIIVDGGKFNWAASGKFPQFTEVNPSYGIPFTATGAAAYVIYVRTILLRDEGAAISPFNAFLLLQGVETLSLRLDRHVENTKKVIEFLTKHPKVTHVSHPSLSNHPDHKLYQKYFPNGGGSIFTFDIKGGQEEAFKFIDNLKIFSLLANVADVKSLVIHPYTTTHAELSPEELAAAEITPATIRVSIGTEHYEDIIADLENGFAAI